The proteins below are encoded in one region of Paenarthrobacter ilicis:
- a CDS encoding DUF721 domain-containing protein, whose product MAKDSSGARQPGRDPDEIDAAQAALNRMREAAAARGEVRQRAPRPGSVPQRKGLRDTRGFAQFHGSGRDPLGLGKVVGRLVAERGWTSPVAVGSVMAEWETLVGPDISSHCTPESFEDTTLHVRCDSTAWATQLRLLTTSLLELFRNELGEGVVTSIQVLGPSAPSWRKGGRSVNGRGPRDTYG is encoded by the coding sequence ATGGCGAAGGATAGTTCCGGCGCACGCCAACCGGGCCGCGATCCCGATGAGATTGACGCTGCTCAGGCTGCACTGAACCGTATGCGCGAGGCTGCTGCCGCCCGCGGCGAGGTCCGCCAACGCGCACCGCGTCCCGGTTCCGTCCCGCAACGCAAGGGACTGCGGGACACCCGTGGTTTCGCGCAATTCCACGGTAGTGGGCGTGACCCTTTGGGGCTGGGCAAAGTGGTGGGCCGCCTGGTGGCAGAGCGGGGTTGGACATCGCCCGTGGCCGTGGGGTCCGTAATGGCCGAGTGGGAGACCCTGGTTGGCCCGGATATCTCCTCCCATTGCACCCCTGAGAGTTTTGAGGACACCACACTCCACGTCCGCTGTGACTCCACTGCGTGGGCAACACAGCTGCGGCTGCTCACCACAAGCCTCCTTGAACTGTTCCGGAACGAACTCGGCGAGGGAGTCGTCACCAGCATCCAGGTGCTGGGTCCATCCGCCCCGAGTTGGCGGAAAGGCGGCCGGAGCGTCAACGGCCGCGGCCCCCGGGACACATACGGCTGA
- the gyrB gene encoding DNA topoisomerase (ATP-hydrolyzing) subunit B, which produces MANDNAETLAVEPEEETAPTPDTPSAPREYGASDITVLEGLEAVRKRPGMYIGSTGPRGLHHLVYEVVDNSVDEALAGYCSHIEVTLRADGGVRVVDDGRGIPVDIHPTEGKPTVEVVMTILHAGGKFGGGGYAVSGGLHGVGISVVNALSRRVDTEVRRQGNVWRMSFADGGKPQGELVKGEATEATGTSQTFYPDGTIFESTEFDFETLRARFQQMAFLNKGLRITLTDERPAARDSDDELDLDAVATEGEVNAEHRTVVYEYPDGLLDYVKHLNSNKKVEIVHEDVIAFETEDTERHISVEVAMQWTTAYSESVHTYANTINTHEGGTHEEGFRAAMTSLINRYAREKSIIKEKEDNLTGDDIREGLTAVISVKLSEPQFEGQTKTKLGNSEVKGFVQRVVTDQLGDWLERNPGPARDVIRKAISAAQARMAARKARDNARRKSPLESFGMPGKLSDCSSKDPARCEVYLVEGDSAGGSAKRGRNPETQAILPLRGKILNVERARLDKALGNAEVQSMITAFGTGIGEDFDISKLRYHKIVLMADADVDGQHITTLLMTLLFRYMRPLIENGYVYLAQPPLYRIKWSNAAHDYVYSDRERDETIRKGASMNKRLPKDNGIQRYKGLGEMDYTELWDTTMDPDRRTLLQVTMDDALAADQTFSVLMGEDVESRRNFIQQNAKDVRFLDI; this is translated from the coding sequence GTGGCTAACGACAATGCAGAGACCTTGGCAGTAGAGCCCGAAGAGGAGACTGCCCCCACACCTGACACGCCTTCGGCGCCCAGGGAATATGGTGCCAGCGACATCACTGTGCTGGAGGGCCTCGAAGCAGTACGCAAACGCCCTGGTATGTACATCGGTTCCACCGGTCCCCGTGGCTTGCACCACCTCGTCTACGAGGTGGTGGACAACTCCGTCGATGAAGCCCTGGCTGGCTATTGCAGCCATATCGAGGTGACTCTTCGCGCCGATGGTGGCGTCCGGGTGGTGGATGACGGCCGTGGTATTCCTGTTGACATCCACCCCACCGAAGGCAAGCCCACGGTGGAAGTGGTCATGACCATCCTGCACGCCGGCGGCAAGTTCGGTGGTGGCGGTTACGCCGTGTCAGGCGGCCTCCACGGCGTGGGTATCTCAGTCGTCAATGCCCTCTCCCGCCGGGTGGACACTGAAGTCCGCCGTCAAGGCAATGTGTGGCGGATGTCCTTCGCCGACGGCGGCAAGCCGCAGGGCGAACTCGTCAAGGGTGAAGCCACTGAGGCCACGGGAACTTCCCAGACGTTCTACCCCGATGGCACCATCTTTGAGTCAACCGAGTTCGACTTTGAGACCCTCAGGGCGCGGTTCCAGCAGATGGCCTTCCTCAACAAGGGCCTGCGAATCACGCTGACCGATGAACGTCCGGCAGCCCGCGACAGCGACGACGAGCTGGACCTGGACGCGGTGGCCACTGAGGGCGAAGTAAACGCCGAGCACCGCACCGTGGTGTACGAGTACCCGGATGGACTGCTGGATTACGTCAAGCACCTCAACTCCAACAAGAAGGTTGAAATCGTCCATGAGGACGTCATCGCTTTCGAAACCGAGGACACAGAGCGGCACATCTCCGTGGAGGTTGCCATGCAGTGGACCACCGCCTATTCGGAAAGTGTCCACACTTACGCGAACACCATCAACACCCACGAGGGTGGCACCCACGAAGAAGGTTTCCGCGCTGCGATGACCTCTCTGATCAACCGCTATGCGCGCGAGAAGAGCATCATCAAGGAAAAGGAAGACAACCTCACCGGTGATGACATCCGTGAAGGCTTGACGGCGGTCATTTCCGTGAAGCTTTCGGAGCCCCAATTCGAAGGTCAGACCAAGACCAAGCTGGGTAACTCCGAGGTCAAGGGCTTTGTTCAGCGTGTGGTGACGGACCAACTGGGCGACTGGCTGGAACGGAACCCGGGTCCGGCCCGCGACGTGATCCGCAAAGCAATCTCGGCCGCGCAGGCACGCATGGCTGCGCGCAAGGCCCGCGACAACGCCCGACGCAAGAGTCCCTTGGAATCCTTCGGAATGCCCGGAAAGTTGTCCGATTGCTCCTCCAAGGATCCTGCCCGCTGCGAGGTTTACCTGGTGGAGGGAGACTCCGCCGGTGGCTCGGCCAAGCGCGGCCGCAACCCCGAAACCCAGGCCATCCTTCCGCTCCGTGGCAAGATCCTGAACGTTGAGCGCGCCCGCCTGGACAAGGCACTGGGCAACGCCGAAGTCCAGTCGATGATTACCGCCTTTGGTACAGGCATCGGCGAGGATTTCGATATTTCCAAGCTCCGCTATCACAAGATCGTCTTGATGGCAGATGCCGACGTTGACGGCCAGCACATCACCACGCTGTTGATGACCCTGCTGTTCCGCTACATGCGTCCGCTGATCGAGAACGGCTATGTGTATTTGGCGCAGCCGCCGCTCTACAGGATCAAGTGGTCCAACGCTGCGCACGACTACGTTTACAGCGACCGCGAACGTGACGAGACCATCCGCAAGGGTGCGTCCATGAATAAGCGCCTCCCCAAGGACAACGGCATTCAGCGTTACAAGGGCTTGGGTGAAATGGACTACACCGAGCTTTGGGACACCACCATGGACCCTGATCGACGCACACTGTTGCAGGTCACCATGGATGACGCCCTGGCTGCGGACCAGACGTTCTCCGTCCTGATGGGCGAGGACGTTGAATCGCGCCGTAACTTCATCCAGCAAAACGCCAAGGATGTCAGGTTCCTGGATATCTAA
- the gyrA gene encoding DNA gyrase subunit A produces MSDETPEVPADPNAEDVILEGDVLTDRVEQVDLQTEMQRSYLDYAMAVIVGRALPDVRDGLKPVHRRVLYAMFDGGYRPDRSFNKCARVVGDVMGTYHPHGDMAIYDALVRLIQDWTMRYPLALGQGNFGSPGNDGAAAPRYTETKMAQLAMEMVRDIDEETVDFQDNYDGKNQEPTILPARFPNLLVNGSSGIAVGMATNIPPHNLREVAEGVQWALDNPTASREELLEALLLRIKGPDFPTGATILGHKGIEDAYRTGRGSITMRAVVNVEELQGRTCLVVTELPYQANPDNLAIKIAELVKDGKIQGIADLRDETSGRTGQRLVIVLKRDAVAKVVLNNLYKHTQLQDNFSANMLAIVDGVPRTLSLDAFIRHWVAHQMDVIARRTRYRLRKAEEEAHILRALLKALDMLDEVIALIRASNTTEAAREGLMELLEIDELQARAILDMQLRRLAALERQKIQDRHSELEAMIEEYNAILASEERQRRIISEELAEIVAKHGDDRRTHILMGYDGDMSMEDLIPEEEMVVTITRGGYVKRTRSDNYRSQQRGGKGIKGAQLRGDDVVEHFFVTTTHHWLLFFTNLGRVYRAKAYELAEAGRDAKGQHVANLLAFQPDEHIAQVLDLRDYQQAPYLVLATKNGLVKKTRLEDYDTNRTAGVIAINLRDEDELVSAQLVSETDDLLLVSRKGQSIRFKATDEALRPMGRATSGVTGMKFREDDELLAADVVQDGSFVFVVTEGGYAKRTAVDEYRLQGRGGLGIKVAKLAEDRGDLVGALIVQEEDEVLVVMEGGKVVRSAVTGVPAKGRDTMGVIFAKPDKNDRIIEVARNSERGLEVDEAEDDTADDVTLAADGDAPVVIASAQTEDDADPERESGAELNEDNTGGNE; encoded by the coding sequence ATGAGTGACGAAACTCCCGAAGTTCCGGCGGATCCCAATGCCGAGGACGTCATCCTTGAGGGCGATGTCCTGACCGACCGCGTGGAGCAGGTGGACCTGCAGACCGAAATGCAGCGGTCCTACCTGGACTACGCCATGGCCGTTATTGTTGGCCGCGCCCTTCCAGACGTCCGCGACGGACTCAAACCGGTTCACCGCCGCGTCCTGTACGCGATGTTCGACGGCGGTTACCGCCCCGACCGCTCGTTCAACAAGTGCGCGCGCGTGGTTGGCGACGTCATGGGTACCTATCACCCGCACGGTGACATGGCCATTTACGATGCTTTGGTCCGCCTGATCCAGGACTGGACCATGCGGTACCCGCTGGCACTCGGCCAAGGCAACTTTGGTTCCCCCGGCAACGACGGCGCCGCGGCACCGCGTTACACCGAAACAAAAATGGCCCAGCTGGCCATGGAAATGGTCCGCGACATCGACGAGGAAACCGTCGACTTCCAGGACAACTACGACGGCAAGAACCAGGAACCCACCATCCTGCCGGCGCGTTTCCCCAACCTGCTGGTGAACGGTTCCTCGGGTATCGCCGTTGGCATGGCCACCAACATCCCGCCGCACAACCTTCGCGAAGTTGCGGAGGGCGTCCAGTGGGCCCTGGACAACCCCACGGCCAGCCGGGAGGAGCTCCTCGAGGCTCTCCTGCTGCGAATCAAGGGACCCGATTTCCCCACGGGTGCCACCATCCTGGGCCACAAGGGAATCGAGGACGCCTACCGGACCGGCCGTGGCTCCATCACCATGCGCGCAGTGGTCAATGTTGAGGAACTCCAGGGCCGCACCTGCCTGGTGGTGACTGAACTGCCCTACCAGGCAAACCCGGACAACCTGGCCATCAAGATCGCTGAACTGGTCAAGGACGGCAAGATCCAGGGCATCGCGGATCTCCGCGACGAAACCTCCGGCCGCACGGGCCAGCGCTTGGTGATCGTGCTGAAGCGCGATGCCGTGGCCAAGGTGGTGCTGAACAACCTTTACAAGCACACCCAGCTGCAGGACAACTTCTCCGCCAACATGCTGGCGATTGTGGATGGCGTTCCGCGGACCCTGAGCCTGGATGCTTTCATCCGGCACTGGGTTGCCCACCAGATGGACGTCATTGCACGCCGCACGCGCTACCGTTTGCGCAAGGCCGAGGAAGAAGCGCACATCCTGCGCGCACTCCTCAAGGCGTTGGACATGCTGGACGAGGTCATTGCCCTCATCCGCGCGTCCAACACCACAGAGGCTGCCCGCGAAGGCCTCATGGAACTCCTGGAGATCGATGAACTCCAGGCGCGTGCCATCCTGGACATGCAGCTCCGCCGTTTGGCCGCCCTGGAACGCCAAAAGATCCAGGACCGGCACTCCGAACTTGAAGCAATGATCGAGGAATACAACGCGATCCTCGCTTCAGAGGAGCGCCAGCGCCGGATCATCAGCGAGGAACTCGCAGAAATTGTTGCCAAGCACGGCGACGACCGCCGAACCCACATCCTGATGGGCTACGACGGCGACATGTCCATGGAGGACTTGATCCCCGAAGAGGAAATGGTTGTCACCATTACCCGTGGCGGCTATGTAAAGCGGACACGCAGCGACAACTACCGTTCGCAGCAGCGCGGCGGCAAGGGAATCAAGGGTGCCCAGCTGCGTGGCGACGACGTTGTTGAGCACTTCTTCGTGACCACCACCCACCACTGGCTGCTCTTCTTCACCAACCTGGGCAGGGTGTACCGCGCCAAGGCATACGAGCTCGCCGAGGCCGGGCGTGACGCCAAGGGCCAGCACGTCGCCAACCTGTTGGCGTTCCAGCCGGACGAGCACATTGCCCAGGTACTGGATCTCCGGGACTACCAGCAGGCCCCCTACTTGGTGCTGGCCACCAAGAACGGCCTGGTCAAGAAGACCCGGTTGGAGGATTACGACACCAACCGCACGGCGGGCGTGATCGCCATCAACCTCAGGGACGAAGACGAACTGGTCTCCGCCCAGCTGGTGAGCGAGACCGACGATCTCCTGCTGGTCTCCCGTAAGGGACAGTCCATCCGCTTCAAGGCCACTGACGAGGCACTCCGGCCCATGGGCCGGGCAACCTCCGGCGTGACCGGTATGAAGTTCCGCGAGGACGATGAGCTGCTGGCTGCGGACGTGGTCCAGGATGGTTCCTTCGTCTTCGTGGTGACCGAAGGTGGCTACGCAAAGCGGACCGCCGTAGACGAGTACAGGCTCCAGGGCCGTGGCGGCCTTGGCATCAAGGTGGCCAAGCTCGCGGAAGACCGGGGCGACCTCGTGGGAGCTTTGATCGTGCAGGAAGAGGACGAAGTACTGGTGGTGATGGAGGGCGGAAAGGTAGTCCGCTCAGCAGTCACAGGCGTCCCTGCCAAGGGCCGTGACACCATGGGCGTCATCTTCGCCAAGCCGGACAAAAATGACAGGATCATCGAAGTAGCACGCAACAGTGAACGTGGACTGGAAGTCGACGAAGCTGAGGATGATACGGCTGATGACGTAACGTTGGCTGCAGACGGCGACGCCCCCGTGGTGATCGCCAGTGCCCAAACGGAAGACGACGCAGACCCGGAACGTGAATCGGGCGCGGAGCTGAACGAAGACAATACCGGAGGTAACGAGTGA
- a CDS encoding DUF3566 domain-containing protein: MSNSDSYPKPSTGVPGGLRQPSGSTPSGTPARPQQRPASGQAGAGASGARPTGGANAQRPTGAPGQRPAAAPGQRPAQPGQRPAGTGAQRPAGSAGQRPAGASGQRPAQGTPGLVKPAPKAKVRRARLLVSKVDPWSVLKMAFLLSVALGIVTVVAAIVLWTVLDLTGIFNQVDSLLGTLAGSEGSGFELKKIASLGQVASFATIIAVVNVVLLTALSMLSAVLYNISATLVGGVGVTLTDD; the protein is encoded by the coding sequence GTGAGTAATTCCGACTCATATCCCAAGCCGAGCACAGGTGTCCCCGGCGGGCTCCGGCAGCCCTCGGGCAGCACACCCTCAGGAACACCGGCCAGGCCGCAACAGCGACCTGCCAGTGGACAGGCTGGAGCCGGAGCTTCCGGAGCCCGTCCCACCGGCGGTGCCAATGCCCAGCGTCCAACAGGTGCGCCAGGACAGCGGCCCGCCGCTGCCCCCGGCCAGCGACCGGCCCAGCCCGGACAGCGTCCGGCAGGAACCGGTGCGCAGCGTCCTGCCGGCAGTGCCGGCCAGCGACCCGCAGGAGCCTCCGGGCAGCGTCCCGCGCAGGGCACCCCGGGCTTGGTAAAGCCGGCCCCCAAGGCCAAAGTCCGCCGTGCCCGCTTGCTGGTCAGCAAGGTTGATCCGTGGTCGGTCCTGAAGATGGCTTTCCTGCTGTCGGTTGCCTTGGGGATCGTCACGGTTGTGGCAGCAATCGTGCTGTGGACAGTTCTGGACCTTACCGGCATCTTCAACCAGGTGGACAGCCTCCTGGGAACGCTGGCCGGTTCTGAAGGCAGCGGATTCGAACTCAAGAAGATTGCTTCACTGGGACAGGTGGCGTCTTTTGCAACCATCATCGCCGTTGTGAATGTCGTGCTGCTGACGGCCCTGTCCATGCTCTCTGCCGTCTTGTATAACATTTCGGCAACGTTGGTTGGTGGCGTCGGCGTCACCCTGACCGACGACTAA
- a CDS encoding DLW-39 family protein — MKKLLVVVAAAVAGVLVYKKAQESEARKDVWSKSTDTVN; from the coding sequence GTGAAGAAGTTGCTGGTAGTTGTAGCAGCTGCTGTCGCAGGCGTCCTGGTCTATAAAAAGGCTCAGGAATCCGAAGCCCGGAAGGATGTCTGGAGCAAGTCGACCGACACGGTCAACTAG
- a CDS encoding beta-N-acetylhexosaminidase family protein, which translates to MNTAPARSSGNRRRSMLLLVVAGVLAAALVAAGWYVLARNGSAGKDGGDSGVPGIYPVPQHVEAASGDSVRLNGRVYVVAPAGTDTASVAAVQDIVAAAGGNVQVVPSLKDPAAGASAVYLGVAGEADVGGALKELAVDGDARSRDALEKPEGYSISTGKASGIPTAVLAGHDDDGVFHAVQTLRQLVKDNSVSPVRVSDWPLMETRGVIEGFYGIPWSHQARLDVIEFAGRQKMNTYIYSPKDDPLLRAKWRDLYSEQELGDLKELITTATSNHIRFTYALSPGIDVCYSRVADLDSAVAKLESLYALGVRSFVVPLDDIATKVQCSEDVQEFGTGQANLAKAQASFLNDVNQKFIVGKQGVQPLETVPTFYNGSGNTNYKKELGKALNPAIVVQWTGEDVVSHRITKESADTARRSYGTPSSLRNLVIWDNYPVNDFSQDHLFMAPVIGRDTDLHTSIRGIVTNPMIEPYLSLPAIFNYADLSWNGPAYDAAKSMDAALSLVTGQDPDVQAGVRAFVDLNQDWQDDQLTPSAPALRRDMDQFWAEYDAGKSPSGALKARAELLQRLPGLLPRMAEPGFAQDAASWTAAAANYGKGVEQALVMLDAAQRKDTSAVDAARDQVEAAISAANAKTQPTLELGVVTPVLGDGELQAFLERALQRVPAG; encoded by the coding sequence TTGAACACCGCACCCGCCCGTTCCTCCGGCAACCGCAGGCGCTCAATGCTGCTGTTGGTCGTTGCGGGGGTCCTGGCCGCCGCATTGGTGGCCGCCGGCTGGTACGTGCTCGCCCGCAACGGCTCTGCCGGCAAGGATGGCGGGGATTCGGGCGTACCGGGCATCTATCCGGTCCCACAACACGTTGAGGCGGCCTCAGGTGATTCCGTCCGCTTGAACGGCCGCGTGTACGTTGTTGCTCCTGCGGGAACCGACACGGCGTCGGTGGCGGCAGTCCAGGACATCGTTGCGGCGGCTGGCGGCAACGTGCAGGTTGTTCCTTCGTTGAAGGACCCGGCAGCCGGAGCTTCGGCGGTCTACTTGGGGGTAGCGGGAGAGGCCGATGTGGGCGGAGCCCTCAAGGAACTTGCCGTGGATGGGGATGCCCGGTCCCGCGACGCTTTGGAGAAACCGGAGGGCTATTCGATCTCCACCGGCAAGGCGTCGGGAATTCCGACGGCTGTGCTCGCCGGACATGATGACGACGGCGTCTTCCACGCAGTCCAAACGCTCCGTCAGCTGGTCAAGGACAACAGTGTTTCTCCGGTACGTGTCAGCGACTGGCCCCTGATGGAAACCCGGGGTGTGATCGAGGGCTTCTACGGCATCCCATGGTCCCATCAGGCCCGGCTGGACGTCATTGAGTTCGCCGGCCGCCAGAAGATGAATACGTACATTTACTCGCCCAAGGATGACCCTTTGCTGAGGGCCAAGTGGCGGGACCTCTACTCCGAGCAGGAGCTCGGTGACCTCAAAGAACTGATCACCACCGCAACATCCAACCACATCCGCTTCACGTACGCGTTGTCGCCGGGAATCGATGTCTGTTACTCCCGCGTGGCGGACCTGGACAGTGCTGTGGCCAAGCTCGAATCGCTGTACGCCCTGGGGGTGCGTTCCTTCGTGGTTCCGCTTGACGACATCGCCACCAAGGTCCAGTGCTCCGAGGACGTGCAGGAATTTGGAACCGGCCAAGCGAACCTGGCCAAAGCGCAGGCCTCATTCCTGAACGACGTCAACCAGAAGTTCATCGTGGGCAAGCAGGGCGTCCAGCCGCTGGAAACGGTCCCCACCTTCTACAACGGTTCCGGCAACACCAACTACAAGAAGGAACTCGGCAAGGCCCTGAACCCCGCCATTGTGGTTCAGTGGACCGGCGAGGACGTTGTTTCGCACCGCATCACCAAGGAATCGGCGGACACCGCACGGCGCAGTTACGGAACCCCGTCCTCCCTCCGGAACCTGGTGATCTGGGACAACTATCCGGTGAACGACTTCTCCCAGGACCACTTGTTCATGGCACCGGTGATCGGCAGGGATACGGACCTGCACACGTCCATCCGAGGCATTGTCACCAACCCCATGATCGAGCCGTACCTGTCCCTGCCGGCCATCTTCAACTACGCCGACCTATCATGGAACGGACCCGCGTATGACGCGGCAAAGTCCATGGACGCCGCCCTGTCTCTGGTGACGGGCCAGGATCCTGATGTCCAAGCAGGCGTCCGGGCCTTTGTGGACCTCAACCAGGACTGGCAGGACGATCAGCTCACGCCGTCCGCTCCCGCCTTGCGCCGGGATATGGACCAGTTCTGGGCGGAGTACGACGCCGGCAAGTCACCGTCCGGGGCCTTGAAGGCGCGCGCGGAGCTGCTTCAGCGCCTGCCCGGGCTCCTACCGCGAATGGCAGAGCCTGGGTTCGCTCAAGATGCTGCCTCGTGGACTGCGGCGGCAGCCAACTATGGCAAGGGAGTTGAACAGGCGCTGGTGATGCTGGACGCGGCCCAACGGAAGGACACCTCAGCCGTGGATGCAGCAAGGGACCAAGTGGAGGCCGCAATATCGGCAGCCAACGCCAAGACGCAACCCACCTTGGAATTGGGGGTGGTCACCCCTGTGCTGGGCGATGGCGAGCTACAGGCATTCCTTGAGCGGGCCCTTCAGCGTGTGCCTGCTGGCTAG
- a CDS encoding DMT family transporter, with protein sequence MNLLIAALGVLGVAASGPLMAGTLGATSVTALAIAFWRNAIGAVVMAAPVAIRQPKAFGRISRREFAWSTVAAVALAFHFACFITALQLTSVAAATALVCLQSAWIAVFQLFRGTRHRWPVLLGLGIAFGGVVAITGFDMGSSPDALLGDILALAGGALAGLYTLAGGKARQTMGTGTYTTLCYGMCAAIVAVLALVSGQPLTGFDAGGWVGIVAITVCAQLVGHTAFNHLLATISPLVVSMIILLEIPGAAILAAVFLNETLPAGIYAGLALILVGLAVVVSGQRRSRPAADRREAELGAD encoded by the coding sequence GTGAACCTTCTCATTGCTGCCCTGGGTGTGCTGGGCGTCGCCGCTTCCGGGCCGCTGATGGCTGGGACGCTGGGTGCCACGTCCGTGACGGCGCTGGCCATCGCCTTCTGGCGCAACGCCATTGGTGCGGTGGTGATGGCAGCACCGGTGGCGATCAGGCAGCCGAAGGCTTTCGGCAGGATTTCCAGGCGCGAATTCGCGTGGTCCACAGTGGCCGCCGTCGCCTTGGCGTTCCACTTTGCCTGCTTCATCACCGCACTTCAGCTCACCTCGGTGGCCGCGGCCACTGCACTGGTGTGCCTTCAATCAGCCTGGATTGCCGTTTTCCAGCTGTTCCGTGGAACCAGGCACCGCTGGCCTGTCCTCTTGGGCTTGGGAATCGCTTTTGGAGGCGTTGTGGCCATCACCGGATTCGATATGGGATCCTCGCCGGACGCCCTGCTGGGCGACATCCTGGCACTGGCTGGAGGGGCCTTGGCCGGCCTCTATACGCTGGCTGGCGGTAAGGCCCGCCAAACCATGGGAACGGGCACGTACACCACTCTCTGCTATGGGATGTGTGCGGCAATCGTTGCGGTCCTTGCCTTGGTCAGCGGACAGCCACTGACAGGGTTCGACGCCGGAGGTTGGGTTGGCATCGTCGCCATCACCGTGTGTGCGCAGTTGGTGGGGCACACTGCCTTCAACCACTTGCTGGCGACCATCAGTCCCCTGGTCGTCTCCATGATCATCCTCCTGGAGATACCCGGAGCTGCGATCCTGGCTGCTGTTTTCCTCAACGAAACACTGCCCGCCGGAATCTACGCTGGGTTGGCATTGATTCTTGTGGGCCTGGCTGTGGTGGTTTCCGGGCAGAGGCGGTCCCGTCCAGCAGCAGACCGGCGCGAAGCCGAGCTGGGCGCTGACTGA
- a CDS encoding glycosyltransferase, which produces MSADRPSEGALKDAPEPPGVSIVIPAYNEESVIRQCLIAAIYQSVPADEIIVVDNLSTDRTAAIVQQMQQEYPESPIILLRQGDAQGLIPTRNYGLNHSTGDVVGRIDADSVLEPDWVEHVQKAFADPTVAAATGPVVYYDMPMRRFGLKADDKMRQLMLRLAKHQYHFLFGSNMALRRTAWETIRDEACLDPKDEMHEDIDLSLHLFEHDLRVQYLPQMVSGMSARRLEDSPRDYRYYVQRFDRTYKAHNVKKMALKAPMVVFFSVYFPAKLLRAIHTANAGQGSRRGGI; this is translated from the coding sequence ATGTCAGCCGATAGACCCTCTGAGGGTGCCCTCAAGGACGCTCCCGAACCTCCGGGGGTGTCCATTGTCATCCCGGCGTACAACGAGGAAAGCGTCATACGCCAGTGCCTCATCGCTGCCATTTACCAGTCGGTTCCCGCCGACGAGATCATTGTGGTGGACAATCTCTCCACGGATCGCACGGCTGCCATTGTGCAGCAGATGCAGCAGGAATATCCGGAAAGCCCGATCATCCTGCTCCGGCAGGGCGATGCCCAAGGCTTGATCCCCACCAGGAACTACGGCCTGAACCACTCAACCGGGGATGTTGTGGGGCGCATTGATGCGGACTCGGTGCTGGAACCGGACTGGGTTGAGCACGTCCAGAAGGCTTTCGCCGACCCCACGGTGGCGGCAGCGACAGGCCCAGTGGTGTACTACGACATGCCCATGCGCCGCTTTGGCCTCAAGGCTGATGACAAAATGCGGCAACTCATGTTGCGCCTGGCCAAGCACCAGTACCACTTCCTCTTCGGTTCCAACATGGCGCTCCGGCGCACAGCCTGGGAAACCATCCGTGACGAGGCTTGCCTGGATCCAAAAGACGAGATGCATGAGGACATCGATCTTTCCCTGCACCTCTTTGAGCACGATCTCAGGGTCCAATACCTGCCACAGATGGTCTCGGGCATGTCAGCCCGGCGGTTGGAAGACTCGCCGCGGGACTATCGGTATTACGTGCAGCGCTTCGACCGGACCTACAAGGCCCACAACGTCAAGAAGATGGCCTTGAAAGCACCCATGGTGGTGTTCTTTTCGGTGTACTTCCCGGCAAAGCTGCTGCGGGCCATCCATACCGCCAACGCCGGCCAGGGTTCGCGCCGCGGAGGCATCTAA
- a CDS encoding peptidylprolyl isomerase: MTIATAKATFHTTLGDIKVDLFGNHAPKTVANFIGLATGEKSWNHPETGEDKTGTPLYNGTIFHRIIKDFMIQGGDPLGRGVGGPGYQFDDEIHPELNFNAPYKLAMANAGVQMGKGTNGSQFFITTVNTDWLFGKHSIFGEVTDEESRKVVDAIEAVRTGMGDRPVEDVVINSIDIEQL; the protein is encoded by the coding sequence ATGACCATTGCAACCGCTAAAGCAACGTTCCACACGACCCTCGGCGACATCAAGGTTGACCTCTTCGGCAACCACGCCCCCAAGACGGTCGCCAACTTCATTGGCCTGGCCACGGGCGAGAAGTCCTGGAACCACCCCGAAACGGGCGAGGACAAGACGGGCACGCCGCTCTACAACGGCACCATCTTCCACCGCATCATCAAGGACTTCATGATTCAGGGCGGCGATCCCCTGGGTCGCGGCGTCGGCGGACCGGGCTACCAGTTCGACGACGAAATCCACCCCGAGCTCAACTTCAACGCTCCCTACAAGCTGGCCATGGCCAACGCCGGCGTCCAGATGGGCAAGGGCACCAACGGTTCACAGTTCTTCATCACCACCGTGAACACCGACTGGCTCTTCGGCAAGCACAGCATCTTCGGCGAAGTCACTGACGAGGAATCCCGCAAGGTAGTGGACGCAATTGAAGCTGTCCGCACCGGCATGGGCGACCGCCCCGTTGAGGATGTTGTCATCAACAGCATCGACATCGAACAGCTCTAA